One Salvia splendens isolate huo1 chromosome 12, SspV2, whole genome shotgun sequence genomic window carries:
- the LOC121758347 gene encoding protein STICHEL-like 2 — protein MDGRRHSIDLPISRTLFALRRVRSLRDPSTNSMSRLSALVDNLNWETKSSSAIVLGFESGCSGDSDDDNNFESKSSRLFIADEEKRLCEHELDPDSWNQETVCVKEESRMQCKENGGDVLQTDSLGSLGDYVRNRGPCARPKRRLKQVEKVCRGKSKCSSWNRKHNRLSRVRAGNALSSDVSSCYSASDASMDGLSGGVQFYTSADVGLMGLRMRNCWPGTSKPIEPKPQADLEERPLLLTEERMGCLQNHVGIDSCLETPRSLCQKFMPKSFKELVGQNVVVKSLLSAVSSGRIASLYLFHGPRGTGKTSAARVFAAALNCLSPDIEKPCGLCRDCILFFSGRSGDVKEVDLVEINKMSSFRSLIKNVDVPPIFSRFKVYIVDDCHLLHRETWVALSDKMEELPPHVVFIAVTPDLDKLPSSIVSKAQRYNFQIVKVADIASRLHLICKEEGVEIDEDALNFVASKSNGSVRDAETMLDQLSLLAKKITMSLVYEVKGVVSDAEMLDLLHLALSSDASNTIKKVRELIASRIDPLQLISQLASLITDILAGKCDGEIDRKLFGVQKSGAELEQLRHALKILYETDKQLRTSKNQTMWLTVALLQLSSAGASHDEDAPRLSTKVLHAQEGESHRMSTDECWKHPVTSSCENVNQYEVETLELIWIRATRICESSSVKNFLKKRGKLVSVRLIQGVAVADLEFDHPDHVSRAEESWKVIAGVLQRILGYNVELRINLANSTSKLKKPSLNLFSCSRRVHLQSHFCAECGSSASEYSIHAPTAFLTRDRHLQTRSLDREPQILHTCCHGNEVVSSIRNSDGNALSIGVRTPQKSVVDSMDREVPPGADTFCNGIENLAYIKRESRSRRSESWKLCCWRTVIFPFRKAQTILSKKLC, from the exons ATGGATGGGAGGCGGCATTCCATTGATTTACCGATTTCAAGAACGTTGTTTGCGCTTAGGCGAGTGAGGTCCCTCCGGGATCCATCCACCAACTCGATGAGCAGATTGTCTGCTTTGGTTGACAATCTGAATTGGGAGACAAAATCAAGTAGTGCAATTGTCTTAGGATTTGAGAGTGGCTGCAGTGGAGACAGCGATGATGACAACAATTTTGAGTCGAAAAGCTCGAGATTGTTCATTGCAGATGAGGAGAAACGTCTGTGTGAGCATGAGCTGGATCCTGACTCGTGGAACCAGGAAACAGTGTGTGTGAAAGAAGAGAGTAGAATGCAGTGCAAGGAGAATGGGGGCGATGTATTGCAAACTGACTCCCTTGGGTCATTGGGTGACTATGTTCGCAATAGGGGTCCGTGTGCTCGACCAAAGAGAAGACTGAAGCAAGTGGAGAAGGTGTGTCGTGGAAAATCAAAATGTAGCAGTTGGAATAGGAAGCATAACAGATTGTCTAGAGTTAGAGCTGGTAATGCTTTGAGCTCTGATGTCAGCTCATGTTATTCTGCAAGTGATGCTTCGATGGATGGCTTGAGTGGTGGTGTGCAGTTTTATACAAGTGCAGACGTTGGCCTTATGGGGTTGAGGATGAGAAACTGCTGGCCAGGAACTTCGAAACCTATAGAGCCTAAACCCCAAGCTGATTTGGAAGAACGGCCTCTCCTGTTAACGGAAGAGAGGATGGGCTGCCTGCAAAATCACGTTGGAATCGATTCTTGTTTGGAAACTCCTAGAAGCCTATGCCAGAAGTTTATGCCGAAGTCATTTAAAGAGTTGGTGGGGCAAAACGTAGTTGTGAAATCTCTTTTGAGTGCAGTTTCTAGTGGGAGGATAGCTTCTTTGTATCTCTTTCACGGTCCACGGGGAACGGGAAAAACATCTGCTGCTAGAGTGTTTGCGGCAGCATTGAACTGTCTCTCTCCTGATATTGAAAAACCGTGTGGCTTGTGCCGGGATTGCATCCTGTTCTTCTCAGGTAGGAGTGGTGATGTGAAGGAAGTTGATTTAGTTGAAATCAACAAGATGAGTAGCTTCAGATCACTTATTAAGAATGTTGATGTTCCTCCGATTTTCTCGAGGTTTAAGGTCTACATTGTCGATGACTGCCACTTGTTGCATAGGGAAACGTGGGTGGCTTTGAGCGACAAGATGGAGGAGCTTCCGCCACATGTGGTTTTCATTGCAGTCACCCCTGATCTCGACAAGCTACCAAGCAGCATCGTGTCAAAGGCACAGAGATACAATTTTCAGATAGTAAAAGTTGCTGACATTGCCAGCAGGTTGCACTTGATATGTAAAGAAGAAGGTGTTGAAATTGATGAGGATGCTTTGAATTTTGTAGCGAGTAAATCCAATGGATCAGTTAGGGATGCAGAGACGATGCTCGACCAGTTGAGTCTGCTCGCAAAGAAGATCACTATGTCATTGGTTTACGAAGTT AAAGGAGTCGTCTCTGATGCTGAAATGCTCGATTTACTTCACCTAGCATTGTCTTCTGATGCCTCAAACACAATAAAAAAGGTCAGGGAGTTGATAGCATCTAGAATAGATCCTTTGCAACTTATATCGCAATTGGCCAGTCTCATAACGGACATTCTAGCTGGAAAATGTGATGGTGAGATTGATAGGAAGCTTTTCGGAGTTCAGAAAT CCGGTGCTGAACTAGAGCAACTCAGACACGCGCTAAAGATACTCTACGAGACAGATAAGCAATTGAGAACGTCGAAGAATCAGACAATGTGGCTCACTGTAGCTCTTCTGCAGCTCAGCTCAGCAGGAGCTTCACACGATGAGGATGCTCCGAGGCTAAGCACGAAAGTATTGCATGCTCAAG AGGGCGAATCTCATCGTATGTCAACTGACGAATGTTGGAAGCATCCTGTGACAAGTTCATGTGAAAATGTTAATCAATATGAAGTCGAAACTTTGGAGTTGATTTGGATTAGAGCAACCAGAATATGCGAATCCAGTTCTGTCAAAAATTTCCTTAAAAAACGAGGGAAGTTGGTGTCCGTTCGTCTAATCCAAG GTGTGGCAGTGGCTGATCTCGAGTTTGATCACCCTGATCACGTCTCTAGAGCTGAGGAGTCGTGGAAAGTGATTGCAGGCGTGCTTCAACGTATCCTAGGCTACAATGTCGAACTAAGAATTAATCTAGCAAACAGCACCTCAAAGTTGAAGAAGCCCTCTCTCAACTTGTTCAGCTGCTCGCGTAGAGTGCATCTCCAGTCGCATTTCTGTGCAGAATGCGGCAGTAGTGCTTCAGAGTACTCGATTCACGCCCCCACAGCATTCCTGACCAGGGATAGGCACCTGCAAACACGGTCCCTCGACCGTGAGCCCCAAATCCTCCATACGTGCTGCCATGGCAACGAGGTGGTTTCTAGCATCCGGAATAGTGATGGAAATGCTTTAAGCATTGGAGTCAGAACTCCCCAGAAATCAGTGGTTGATAGCATGGATAGAGAGGTTCCCCCTGGAGCGGATACTTTTTGCAACGGGATCGAAAATTTAGCATACATCAAGCGTGAAAgtcgatcaag AAGAAGCGAGTCGTGGAAGCTGTGCTGTTGGAGAACCGTCATATTTCCTTTTCGGAAG GCTCAAACCATTTTATCGAAGAAACTATGCTAA
- the LOC121759518 gene encoding probable pectate lyase 18 — protein sequence MALSSPIQSLLILISFFLFTSLIAAMPTLQDPELVVHEVHRKLNASRRRLGFLSCNTGNPIDDCWRCDPNWEQNRQKLADCAIGFGKNAIGGRDGKIYIVTDSKDDDPVNPKPGTLRHAVIQDEPLWIIFERDMVIQLKEELIMNSFKTIDGRGASVHIANGPCITIQYVTNIIIHGVHIHDCKQGGNAKVRDSPQHFGWRTLSDGDGVSIFGGSHVWVDHCSLSNCNDGLIDAIHGATGITISNNYMTHHNKVMLLGHSDTYMQDKGMQVTIAFNHFGEGLVQRMPRCRHGYFHVVNNDYTHWEMYAIGGSADPTINSQGNRFLAPNDRFNKQVTKHEDAPESQWKNWNWRSEGDLMLNGAFFVASGVGASSSYAKASSLGARPSSLVGPITSGAGALVCRKGSHC from the exons ATGGCACTCTCTTCACCAATCCAATCCCTACTTATCCTAATATCATTTTTCCTATTCACATCACTCATTGCCGCCATGCCAACCCTACAAGACCCTGAGCTTGTAGTCCATGAAGTACATAG GAAACTAAATGCTTCTAGAAGAAGGTTGGGATTCTTATCATGCAACACTGGTAACCCAATCGATGACTGCTGGCGGTGTGACCCCAACTGGGAGCAGAATCGCCAGAAGCTAGCTGATTGTGCCATAGGTTTTGGTAAGAACGCTATCGGCGGAAGGGATGGGAAGATCTACATTGTGACAGACTCAAAAGACGATGATCCCGTGAACCCTAAGCCAGGGACGCTCCGCCATGCTGTGATCCAAGACGAGCCATTGTGGATCATATTCGAGCGTGACATGGTCATTCAATTGAAGGAGGAATTGATCATGAACTCATTTAAGACCATTGATGGTAGGGGCGCTAGTGTGCACATTGCAAACGGTCCATGCATCACCATACAATATGTGACCAACATCATCATCCATGGTGTTCATATACATGACTGTAAGCAAGGCGGGAACGCTAAGGTGCGGGACTCCCCACAGCACTTCGGGTGGAGGACCTTATCCGACGGTGATGGGGTGTCGATCTTTGGCGGGAGCCACGTGTGGGTTGATCATTGTTCCTTGTCTAACTGCAATGATGGGCTCATTGATGCAATCCATGGGGCCACGGGTATTACAATCTCTAATAATTATATGACTCATCATAATAAGGTCATGCTTTTAGGGCATAGTGATACATATATGCAAGATAAGGGCATGCAAGTCACCATTGCATTCAATCACTTTGGAGAAGGGCTTGTACAAAGAATGCCAAG ATGTAGACATGGCTACTTTCATGTGGTGAACAATGACTACACTCATTGGGAGATGTATGCTATTGGAGGGAGTGCTGACCCCACAATTAATAGCCAAGGCAATAGATTTCTTGCCCCTAATGACAGATTTAACAAACAG GTTACAAAACACGAGGACGCACCCGAAAGCCAGTGGAAGAACTGGAATTGGAGATCGGAGGGAGACCTAATGCTAAATGGTGCATTTTTTGTAGCTTCGGGTGTGGGGGCCTCGTCGAGTTATGCTAAGGCGTCGAGCTTAGGTGCTCGGCCATCAAGCCTAGTGGGACCCATCACCTCCGGTGCCGGTGCTCTCGTCTGCCGGAAGGGCTCTCACTGCTAA